The Planktothrix sp. FACHB-1365 sequence ATGATGGTCAGTTTCTGTCCCGTCTTCATCGCTATCTAGGAGTCAACCTGGCTGCTTCGCGTCAAAAAGTGGGTTATACTCCCTTGGGAGGAAGTTGGAACCTAGATGTTATCTTAGGAAAAATTACCACTCCATTTCCGTTTAATCAAGAAAAAATTACTGATTATCCAGCCATATTAGGGACTTATAACGTTAGTACCGTTGATGGGCTAAAAACAGCTATTAACACGGCTAACACCACACCAGAAGACGATATTATTAATTTAACAAAAGCAGTCTACAGCTTAACAACGGTTGATAACAACACCTCCGATGGTTTTGCTAGTAATGCTAACGGTTTACCTACTCCTGCGGATATAAGCGTTGGCGGAAAACTGACCCTGAACGGGAATGGGGCTATTATTGAACGAAGCACCACAGCACCTGCTTTCCGTTTCTTTTATGTTCCCTCCAATAGTGACCTCACCCTCAATAACCTCAGCTTCAGTAATGGGGAAGCAGACAGACGGGGGGGAGCAATTTATGTTAGTAGTAGCTTAGGCAATCTTACCGTTAATAATAGTACCTTTGCCAATAACAAAGTTACAGGCGAGGGAGGATATGGCGGTGGGGCAATTTTTATTTACTACAGCAGTACCGCTACCATTAATAATAGTACCTTTTCCGGTAACAGTGCAGAAGATAGTGGCGGTGCTATTTATAATGTTGGCGACTTATCCATTACCAATAGTACCTTTACAAACAACAAAGCCGATATTAATACGAGTAATAATACGAGTAATAATACGAGTAATAATACCTCTTATGATAGTGGTGGAGCCATTTTTCAAGATAGTGGAAAAACCACCCTTAAAAACACATTAATTGCCGGAAATCAAGACTTATCAACAGATATTAAAAATCCCGATATAGCGGGAGGAACTTGGATAGATGGAGGTGGAAATTTAATCGGAGATAATAGCGGTGTTGAAACCACATTTCCAGCCAGTAGTTTAGTCGGAACAGCCAGCAATCCTTTAGATGCTAAATTAGGCCCTTTACAAGATAATGGCGGCTTAAGTTTTACCCATGCTTTGTTAGTAGGAAGCCCAGGAATTGATACAGGAAATACGACTAATGCGACCGAATTAACAACCGACCAACGAGGCGTTGGATTTGCCCGAATTGCTAATAATACTGTTGATATTGGTGCGTTTGAATATGCTCCCCCAGAAATAGAAGTCTTAGACGGAACTAGCAATATTATTGATGGAACTTCAACAGCTATTAATTTTGGTCAGATATCCCTGGGAGGAAGTCTCACTAAAACCTTCACGATTAAAAATACAGGATTAGGGGATTTATTATTAACTAATCCGATAACTTTTAGCGGAACAGGTTTCACCGGATTAGGAAATTTTACCACCACTACACTCGCTCCTAATGCTAGTACAACTGTTGATGTTACCCTCACACCTAATCAAATAGGAACACTCGCAGGAGAATTATCTTTTAGTAATAATGATGGAGATGAAAATCCGTTTAACTTTCCTTTTGAATTGATTGCTTCTGCGGTAGAAATTAGTAAAGTTCAAGCTCCTCCTGCGATTACCTTAAAAGCTGGAGATAACCTTGATTTTGTGGTAAAATTTACTCAGCCTGTCACGATTAATAAAGGTACAGGAAATGTTAGTATTCCTGTTACTTTAGATACAGGCGGAATTGTTAATGCGACGTTATTGGGCACAGGAGCAGCAAATACTCAGCATATTTTCCGTTACAATATTGGTTTAGGAAAAGAGGATAATAATGGCCTCGTTATGGGAACAGCGTTAACCTTAACGGGGGATGCAACTGTTAAAGATAGTGGGGGAAATAACGTTAATTTAACCCTCAAAAATGTGACTGATACCACAGCCATTAAGATAGATGCAGTCACACCAACCATTAGTAGTATTATTCGTCAAACGCCCCTCACTGAAATTACGAATGGAAATACAGTTATTTATCAAGTTAATTTTAGTGAAGGAGTAAAAGATTTAGACAGTAGTGATTTTATCATTACCTCAACAGGAACAGTA is a genomic window containing:
- a CDS encoding DUF4347 domain-containing protein, whose amino-acid sequence is MNIVNFDLNSVFTDNILLIIDSSVTNISQLLDAMGENVDFIILSKNEDGIQQITNILSGYKNLKAVHLLTHGSSGTLHLGNTTLNVNNLEKYAPQLKTWRQTFTENTDFLIYSCELASDDGQFLSRLHRYLGVNLAASRQKVGYTPLGGSWNLDVILGKITTPFPFNQEKITDYPAILGTYNVSTVDGLKTAINTANTTPEDDIINLTKAVYSLTTVDNNTSDGFASNANGLPTPADISVGGKLTLNGNGAIIERSTTAPAFRFFYVPSNSDLTLNNLSFSNGEADRRGGAIYVSSSLGNLTVNNSTFANNKVTGEGGYGGGAIFIYYSSTATINNSTFSGNSAEDSGGAIYNVGDLSITNSTFTNNKADINTSNNTSNNTSNNTSYDSGGAIFQDSGKTTLKNTLIAGNQDLSTDIKNPDIAGGTWIDGGGNLIGDNSGVETTFPASSLVGTASNPLDAKLGPLQDNGGLSFTHALLVGSPGIDTGNTTNATELTTDQRGVGFARIANNTVDIGAFEYAPPEIEVLDGTSNIIDGTSTAINFGQISLGGSLTKTFTIKNTGLGDLLLTNPITFSGTGFTGLGNFTTTTLAPNASTTVDVTLTPNQIGTLAGELSFSNNDGDENPFNFPFELIASAVEISKVQAPPAITLKAGDNLDFVVKFTQPVTINKGTGNVSIPVTLDTGGIVNATLLGTGAANTQHIFRYNIGLGKEDNNGLVMGTALTLTGDATVKDSGGNNVNLTLKNVTDTTAIKIDAVTPTISSIIRQTPLTEITNGNTVIYQVNFSEGVKDLDSSDFIITSTGTVNGTIANVSAATGNSVNVTVNNISGNGTLRLDTSATPTIKDIAGNSLTTAFNTGETYTVDGTLPTISSITRQTPLTEITNGNTVIY